Within Desulforegula conservatrix Mb1Pa, the genomic segment AAAAATCATCGAGTCTGTCTATGTTGCCCATTTCCTTGAGCTGATTTATGAAGTTTGAGAGCATGCCTCCAGGAGTCTGGTGAAGAAGTACATTTATATCTATGAGCGATGCTTTGGTATCATCAAGCAGATGCTTGTATTTCGGCATCACGTCTTTTTCGAGGATTTCGTTTATCTCTCCAAGTTTTGCTATATCAAAGCCTGTGTCCCTGTCAGTGCCAAGAAGAGCCATTACAAGAGGTTCCACGGCAGGATGTGAAGTTCTGTAAGCATAAGGAGACATGCATGTGTCTAATATATCAACTCCTGCCTCTATGGCCTTTAGGTGGGTCATGGGAGCAAGGCCTGACGTGAAGTGGGTATGCAGATGAATCGGGATACTTGTATTTTCTTTCAATGCTTTTATCAGATCAAAAGCGTCATAAGGTGCAAGCAGACCAGCCATGTCTTTTATGCAAAGGCTGTCCGCGCCCATGGATTCAAGCTCTCCGGCTTTATCAACATAATAGTTGATATTATATACATCCCCGCCCATTCTTGGTTCTGTGAGCGTATAGCAGATGCAGCCCTGAAAATGCTTTCCTGCCTTTTTTATGGCAGGAACCGCTGATTCGAAATTTCTGTAGTCATTGAGTGCGTCAAAGGTACGGAAAATATCCATACCGTTCTCAGCAGCTTTTTCAATAAAAGCGGTTACCAGATCATCCGAATAATTTCTGTATCCGACTATATTCTGGCCTCTTAAAAGCATGGACATCGGGGTTTTTTTGAAATATTTTTTAAGAATTCTGAGCCTTTCCCAGGGATCTTCATTCAAGAATCTGTGCATTGTGTCGAAAGTGGCTCCGCCCCAGGTTTCGACAGCCCAGAACCCAATTTCATCCATGAGTTCCGCCACAGGAATCATGTCTTCTGTTTTTCCCCTTGTGGAAAAAAGCGACTGGTGGCCGTCCCTTAAACTTAGATCCATAATCTTTACAGGATTTGAGGATGCAGGTCTGTTCTTGTCATAGTTGATTGAGACAGTATTTAAAGATGAATGTCTGGTCATTTTTCACCTGTTTTTTTGTATGAATGTGACTTTTATGGCCAATTTAGAGTCTAAGAAGGACGATTCGTAGGTCGGATTAGAGCGTCCTTTGCCAGTAATCCGACATAGACCAAGTTGCCGATGGGTCGCTTTTTGAAAAAAAGCTCCGCAAAAACTTATGGTTTGATTTGAAATCTGCTTATGCATAATACTTTGTTTCAAGCAAAATCATAAAGTTTTTGAGGGGTTAGGGAAACTTTTTACAAAAAGTTCCCCTCCTTATCCCTTAATTCAGCAATTATTTTCGAATCTGATATTTTGAGTACACTACGCCCGTCCAGACGCCCTCATCTGCATCATAACCCTCTTTAGCATAAACGATTCCCTTGACGCTGACACCCATCGCCCGCTTTTTTTCTGTTCGTTTAAAGATATGATCTGGGCGCTTTGCTCTTTAATATATGAGGTGATCGCCGCCATTATTAGTGCTATCTGTTTTTTTGATATATTTGTTTCCATAATTATAAAGGTATGTTCCCATGTTTTTTTGCAGGTCTTGTTTCTGTTTTGGTGATCAGGGCAGCTAATGCCGAGGCAATTTTTATTCTTGATTCAGATGGTCTTATCACTGCATCAACGAATCCTATGGATGCCGCTTCATAGGGATTTGAAAAAAGGTTTTCGTATTCCTCTATTTTTTCTTTTCTTTTTTCCGAAGGGTTTGACGATCCGTTTATTTCCCTTCTGTGAATAATGTTTGCTGCGCCTTCTGCTCCCATTACTGCTATTTCAGCGCTGGGCCAGGCAAAAACCATGTCTGCTCCAAGGTGTTTAGATGACATGGCAATATAGGCTCCGCCGTATGCTTTTCTTGTTATGAGAAGAATTTTGGGAACAGTTGCCTCGGAATAGCTCCAGAGAATCTTGGCTCCGTGCCTTATGATTCCATTCCATTCCTGATTCGATCCAGGAAGAAATCCTGGCACGTCTGTTATGGTCAGAATAGGAATATTGAATGCATCGCAGAATCTTATGAACCTCGCAGCTTTATCGGATGCGTCTATATCGAGGCATCCTGAAAGAAATGATGGCTGGTTTGCCACAATTCCCACAACCCTGCCGCCGATTCTTGCAAAGCATATGATCATGTTCATCGCAAAATTTCTGAGTGGTTCAAATATGCGCGCGTCATCGACTATGGATGTTATTACGTCCCTCATGTCATAAGGTGTGCTGGGGCTGTCAGGTATTACTGTGTCAAGATCAGGGCATTCCCTGAAAACGCTGTCGTCTGTTGCTTCAAATGGTGCGTCCTCCATATTGTTGGATGGCAGATAAGAAAGCAGTGTTTTGATTGAATCTATGGTTTCATGGTCGTTTTCACAGGCAAAATGGCAGACCCCGCTTTTTTCACTGTGCGTAACGGCTCCGCCAAGATCCTCAAATGATATTTCCTCACCTGTTACAGCCTTGATTACATCAGGGCCTGTTATGAACATCTGGCCGCTCTTTTTGACCATGAAGACAAAGTCCATTATGGCGGGTGAATATACAGCCCCGCCTGCGGTAGGCCCCATGATCGCAGCAATCTGAGGAATTACGCCGGAGGCTGCCGTATTTCTGAAAAACATGTCACCAAAGCCTCCGAGCGCTACGACTCCTTCCTGGATTCTTGCTCCTCCAGAGTCATTCATGGCAATAAAAGGAGCGCCGGTTTTCATGGCAAGATCCATGATCTTGCATATTTTTTTTGCGTGCATCTCGCCGAGTGTGCCAGCGTGGCTTGTGAAATCCTGGGCATAGGCAAAAACAGTCCTGCCTGATACAAGGCCGAATCCTGTTATGACTCCGTCCGCCATTATTTCGGTGTTTTTCATGTCGAAATTTGTGCATCTATGAGTGACGAACTTGTCGATTTCCTGAAATGTTCCTTGATCAAAAAAATATTCCAGACGTTCACGGGCTGTCATTCTGCCTTTGCTTGTCAGTTTTGAGACCGCCTGTTCTCCTCCCATTTCATGAATCTTTTTTTCTTTTTCTTTAAGAATATTTATTTTTTCTTTGATGCTCATATGTTTTTTTCCTGAATTTTTTCTTTGTTGGAACAGTAATTCATGTCTGGTTTACCTGGAGCTTTGCAAAATTTACATACAGCCCTATGATTTTTGATTTGCTCATAGGCTATAGACAGAACAAATTCGTCATCCACGATCATTCTTTTTTGAATGATTTTTTCTTGCCTCAGACCATCAATATAAACTGATTCGCCGATGATTTCCGTATGCGTCAGAGGCTGGTGAAAACCTTGTCCCATCAGCTTTAAAATAGCTTCTTTCATGCTCCAGTTTGTTGTGAGTGTTCTGTCGTCGGAGTTTTCGAGAAGTTTTCTTTCCCTTTCCGAGAATGCCAGCTTTAAAAAATGATCTGTATTCATGGGAGCAATTTTTTCAATATCCACGCCTATCTTGAAGCCAGGCTGAGAAATAAGTGCGGCAATTGCGTAATCATGGGAGTGGGATATTGAAACAGAACTGCGGTAAAGATCAGGCAAATACGGAGCGCCTTTATCTGTGGTCATAACCCTGATCTCAGGCAGAAATATGAAACTCAGATCAAAATGATTCTTTCGGATGCTCTCTATTGCGAGGATTTTTGCAGCAAAGCGTCCGCACATCCATTCAATCTGTTTTTTTAATGTTCTGAAGCTGTTAAGACGCATGATCTCAGATTCGGAAAGGAACAGTATTCTGAAATCTTCATTCACGAATCGTCTTGAACAGGAGAGGCCGTAGTCCTTGATGTCCTGGTGCTTAATATCCCGGTCATTAAGAAGCCATTCCATGAATTCAGATATTCTGATCTGACATAGGCTTATCAGATCATCGAAAAGACTGATAGTTACGCCTGGGGTAGTTGGTTCTGTATTTGGGCTTGTTAAATGCAGTTTCATAAAACCATAATAAATCATGAAGTTTTTGGGGGTGTGGGGGCTTTTTTCAAAAAGCCCCCACGTTATTTTATCACGATGCTTTTTTTTCAGATGAAGAGTTGAAAAGCCCTCTTATGCTCTGCCTCGCGTCTATCTTTCCTATTTTAACCATCTCAAAGCCTTGTATCTTTATGAAAACACGGCCATCGGAATCTGTGAGCGTAAGCTCGAACGTGTCGGTTTTTTTGTTTGATTCTATTTTTCTGGTTATGCAGACACACTCCTCATATCTGCCCGGCATATCAAAAAAGGTCATTTTTTTGATTCCGAACGGCAGGACAAGCTCGTCAGTGCTCATCATATTGAAGAGGCCTCCTGTCTGGAACATCGCATCAACAAGAACAACAGGAGTCATAAAATCCAGGTCTGTAATTCCCTTGAAAAATGGTTTTTCACTCGTATCAGAGATGGAGGTTACAAGGGTTTCTCCGTCAAAGCCCCGGATTGAATTTATGGTTCTGAACAGGCCATCCATGAACAGCCTTGAAGGCTGGTAGATAATCTGACCAAGCTCACCTTCGTGGGCGATTGAAGGCAGATTCGGAAATTCAATGTACTCATCTTCTGGAGAGGAATCACTGAAGATAAAGGTTCCTTTATAATGTTCCTTGGTTACATGACCACTTGGGCTGATGACCTTTGACGCTATTCTGCAAAGCACCTGATCATCCGCTTTTTTTATTGACGTGATTTCAAGGTCAACGGGTCTTTTTTTCAGGATTTTGATGCCATATGGAATAGCAAAATCAGACATCTCCCTCAGGATCATGCCGTTTCCTGAAACAAGACAGGCTGCTTCGGCCATTGTTTCTATACCCGTGGCTCCCAGGAAAACAGGGGTGTCAGCCATGCTGTGATCCAGAAGAAAGAGATCTTTATTTAGATCAAGACATCTCCCGAAAACGGTTTCATTTTCGTTTTCAGAGATTATGGAATCAAGAAAATATGTCTCTTCGGATCCTGGTTCACTTTCATTTTCAGTATCAGAAATAAGTCCGTCAGGATCAAAGGCTCTGTCCATTCCTGTGAAAACTACTTCTCCGCTGTTTTCATGGGCAATTTCAGCCTTGAAATGCCTTATTCCTTCTTTAAGGGGCAAAAAGGTGAGACCTCGACTGGTCAGAACCTTTCTGACAGTTTCATCGGTCGCCATTCCAGCGCCTTCCCATGCTGTCCAGTCCATGATTTTTACGATGAGTTCCGGTCTTTTTATTTTTTCCTGAATAATTAGTTTGCCCAGCATGTCGTTGGCTGCCGTATAATCGCACTGGCCTGCGTTTCCGAATCTGGCTGTTACAGATGAAAAACCGATGATGAATTTAAGATCATGTTTCTCAAAGGATTTTGATATGTTTTTGAATCCTTTTATCTTTGTATCAAATACCCTTGAAAATGATTCCTCAGTCTTTTTGAGAATTGGCTGGCTTTCCTCAACACCTGCCGCGTGGATAATCCCGTTTATTTCAGGATGGGATTCCGCAACTTTTTGAACCGCCTCAAAATCAGTCGCGTCTGCCGAATAGTAAACAACATCTGCGCCAAGCTTTTTAAGCTCTTCGATATTATCCCTTGTTTTGATGATGCGGCTGATCCTTTCCACTGCCTTTTTTACTGCAACAGGTTTTTCTCCTGGCATTCTCTTTTTCATGATCGAAAGCAGTTCCGATGGCTTTGCGGAATCAATTTCTTTGTCAATCTTTTTCAGATCGCTTCTGCCAGTAATGATGAGCTTCAGATTGCTTTCGGAAGGCTTATTTTCAGAAACTACGGATTTTAGTATTTCAAAAGTGATTCCACCTGCTCCGCCTGTGACAAGTACGGCAGATCCTTTTCCAAGCAGATGATTGCCCTGGGGCGCTTTTTCGTTTTTGAGTACAGGTATGAATTTCTGGTCTTTTATATATCCTGTCTCAACCCTTGAATCTTCGGAAAGGATTTCGCTGACAAAACGTTCTGCCACGTAATCCATTGCAGAGTCTGAACCAGATGTTGCCTCAGCGAAATCCACCACCTTGACCCTTGTTTCAGGCATTTCCCTGGCAACTGTTTTCAGAAAGCCGGAAAGGCCTGCGCTTACAGGGTTAATAACTGCATCAGACTTGTTTTCATGGAATATGACCGAATTAAACGCAGGCATTGCTATCAGTTTGAGCTGTTTTTCCTGATTCTGGGCAAACGCCTTGACCGCATTAAAAATAGACAGAATTTGTCCGTCATTGTTCCCTTCGCCAATATTGCCTCCATCATGCCTGCTCACAGCATAAAGATGAATAAGGCCAGATATTTCTGGTCTTTCTTTGGCAAGTTTTGAGAAAATTTCTGCTGTTTTTTCAGGGTTTTCAAAATCAGCCCCAATTTCAGCGGAAGAATCAGGCCCTATCGTGATGATGTTTGCCCCTTTTGATTTCAGAACAGGAATTATTTGGGAAGATAGGCCTATATTATCAAGTGAAACAAGCAGGGTTTGCCCCTTTATTGAAAAGGCTTCTTTTTCAGGGCTTTGAGCTTTTGCTGTCCCCACAGTGAATCTGTATATTTTTGAATCTGATTCTATGGAGCGCATGAATGCGCCATTTGAAATATCTGAAATGCTTTTTTTTATGGATGCCGAACCTGTTTTGCCGCTGTCAATGAATGCGGCAATATTTGCGATGCTTTTCATCTCCCTGATGTCAACTTCTTCGGATATATCTATTCCGAAATGATTTGTTACAAGGCTGAAAACATCAACCAGCTTCAGGGTGTCGATTCCAAGATCTGCCTCAAGATCATATTCATCATTAAGCATGATCATTGAATAGCCGGTATGTTCGGATATTATTTTCTTTATGGTTTCCGCTGTTTCAGGTTTGTATTTTACTTTGTCTGTTTTTATGGAAGGTGAAGGTTCAGGAACTGATAAAGTTTCTGTAATTGATGAATAAGGAATAAGGCCTTCAATGAAATCAGCTATTGAAGAAATTGTATTAAGCTCCCTTAGGTTTGCTCCTTCAGGAATCTCGACTCCGAATGCCGCTGTTATTTTTCCGAAAATCTCCACCTGTTTTACTGTGTCGATTCCAAGATCAGCCTCAAGGTCCAGGCCATATTCAAGCATATCTTCAGAATAGCCTGTCTGATCGCTTATGATTTTTCTTACTTTTTCTTTGGCATTAATAGAGATGTTCTTTTTTTCAGGTTCGCTTGAAGTCTTTTTTACAGGTTCTGGAAGAAGCTTACCAATGAAAGCTGCTATGCCTGAAATTGTGTTTAGTTCCCTTAAGTTTGCTCCTTCAGGCATTTCAACATCAAAAGCTGCTGTTATTCTGCCGAAGATCTCCACCTGCTTCACGGTGTCTATTCCAAGATCAGCCTCAAGATCGAGATCATCGCCAAGCATGTCTTCGGAATAACCTGTTTGCTCGGCTATGATTTTTCTAATTTCTTCTTTAACATTAAGAGAAATGTTCTTTTTTTCAGGTTCGGCTGGAGTCGTTTTAGCGGGTTCTGGCAAAAGTTTGCTGATGAAAGCTGCTATGCCTGAAATTGTGTTTAATTCCCTTAAATTTGCTCCTTCCGGCATTTCAACGTCAAAGCTGGCGGTAATTTTACCGAAAATTTCCACCTGCTTTACGGTATCGATTCCAAGATCAGCCTCAAGATCAAGATCATCTCCGAGCATGTCATCGGAATATCCGGTCTGCTCAGCTATTATGGATTTGATTATTTTATTTGTATTGAATGATGCAGTTGCCGCAGCTGGCACTTTCTGTAAAGGCAGAGCTTTTTCCGGATCTTTTTTCGGGCTTTCCTGAATCGTACCAGCTTTCTTATTTGCTGAAACCGGGGCCGGAGCTTCCAGGCAAAGGGTTTTGTTTATTTCCCTGATTACAGGATTGTCTGCACCTGAAATCTTTTTGAGCCATTCACTGTATACAGGATTACCGATTGCACTGTTTTCCTTTGTTTTTTTGATAAAAAGAAAAGCGAAGTGTGATCCGAATCCTGCCGAAAGATGTATGCCGTATTCAAAATCGCTCTTCTCGCCCTTGCTGAATTTAAGGTCTGCAAAATTTGCGGGTATTTTCTTTAGATTGGCCACAGGTGGAACCTTGCCTGTCTGCAAAGCCTTGACCATTACAGCGTCTTCAATGGCAGCTCCCAGTGTGTGTCCTGTGTAGCCTTTGGTGTTTGTTATCGTTATTTTTTCAGCAAGATTTCCGTACGATGCCCGCAAAGCTTCGATTTCAGCGTCCGCGCTTCCACCGCGCGCAGGTGTGAAAGTCTCGTGGGACATGAAAACGGTTTTTTCTACATATTTAGATTTCTCAAGATTATGGCGTTTTTCAAACTGATTTACGAATGCAACCATTTCGCCTGCAAGGTGCTTGACGTCAATGCCTGTGGTGTGGAAAGCGGAGTTTCCGATGCGTGTTCCGAGTATTTCAGCCTGTCCGTTCATGCCTCGGTGTTTTATTCTGTCGGTTCTTTCGACAATGAGAGACGTTGCTCCAGCGCCCAAAATAGTTCCGTTTCTGTCCTCATCAAATGGTTTTGCCGCTTCCTGGACGCTTTTTTTAATTGAGGCCGCTCCAAGTGATAAAAAGCCGGAACCAATCCATGGTCCCTGGTTTTTGCTTGTTGCAGCTTCGCCTCCGATTATGACTACCCTCTCGCATCTTCCGGCCCTTATCCAGTCTTCTGCAACGCATACTGCCTGGGTTGTGGACGCGCAGGCTCCGCTCATCTGTATATTCGGGCCTTTTGCCTTTATAATTCTGGCAAAATGGGCAGAACCAAGCGGCGTGATGTTGGCAGGGAAGTCACGCTTAAAAACATATTTATCTTTACCTTTGATCTGTTTGTCCCAGACTCCGAAAAACCATTCGGTGATTTTTGATTTTATGTCCGGATCAGAAAGATTCTCCATCAGGAAATAATAAACTTTTTCCATTTCCTGATATGGTTTCACAAAGAATTTCTGGCGGTAATATTCCCTGACCTCAGTGATCAGCGTATCCCAGCCTGGAAAGAGGGACGTGAGGATTACACCTGTGGTATTCTGCATTTCAGAAGGAAGCGCCAATCCTTCGGGAATCATAGCGCCTGCGGCTGTTTCCCTGTAATTCATAACAAGAGGTATTCCGGCATCTTTTAGTGCCTCTATTCCGGCTGCTATGGAAAGAGCTATGGTGATGTCATATTCAGCCTCTATTCCGTATTCATCTTTAAGATCAAAGAACCCTAATTTGCCAGCAAGCTGGATTACTTCTTCAGGACTTGTTATTTCCTGGAATTTTGCGTTTCCGTCGGACTGCTTCACAAGCTTTGTAATGTTCTTGTCCAGCATTTTATCTTTTTCTGTGTCTGTCAGAGCTTCTATGAAATTCTGGCCTGACAGAAGTCTGTCAAAATTGTCTGATTCAAAAACATGTTTTGCAGTTCCTGGCAGACCTATGGACACTCCTGCAATGGATATGCTTCCTGTGTAGAATCCGAACTGGTCGTAAGCTTCGAGTCTGGCGTCTCTCTTTTTGTTTTTGTATTCGTTGAAGAGCTTTTCCCTGATGAGATCATGATTTTCTTTTAAAAAGTCGTCGAATTCCGTGTCGTCATCGGGTTTTATATTAATTTTTTGTGCGTGATTATTGGAGTCGACAGTTTTTAAAGCTGTTGTTGAAATAAAACCTTTTTCTGAAAGCAGGGCCATTGCGTTTTCAAAAGATCTGCTATCCCCCGATTTGGAGTCAATGGTGTTGATACATGTTATTCCTTCAAGATCCATATCATTTACAAGATTTGTAAGGATTTTGCCTGAACCGGCCTCCACAAAGTTCCTGATTCCTGCTTCATAAAGATGTTCAACTGACTTGATGAACTCGACAGGTGAAATAATCTGGCTGACAAGAAGATTCTTGATTTCCTCATGGTCTTCAGGATAAGGCCTTGCAGTTACATTTGAAATAATTCTGCCACAATAGGCCTTTTTAAATGATATTTCCCTAAAGGCTTCTGTCATTCCTGAAGCAGCTGATGCAAACAGAGGAGTATGAAACGCTCCTGAAAGATTCAGCTTTCTGTAAAGAATTCCTTTTGAACTGAGCAGAATCGAAAAATCAGCCATTCCTGCCTTGCTGCCTGAAACAACAGTCTGTTTTCTGCTGTTTTTGTTGGCGATATAAATATCTCTTATGCCCGATTCATTTATGATGGCCCCGACTTCTTCGCTTCCTTTGAATACTGCCATTATTTCTCCGGGAACTTCCTCGGACGCTTTTTTCATAAGAGAGGATCTTTTCAGAACCAACTTGAAAGCAGTTTCAAAATCAAGCATGCCAGATGTGAAGAGAGCCGTGTATTCTCCGATGCTGTGGCCTATGAACGCGT encodes:
- a CDS encoding pyruvate carboxylase subunit B, with the translated sequence MTRHSSLNTVSINYDKNRPASSNPVKIMDLSLRDGHQSLFSTRGKTEDMIPVAELMDEIGFWAVETWGGATFDTMHRFLNEDPWERLRILKKYFKKTPMSMLLRGQNIVGYRNYSDDLVTAFIEKAAENGMDIFRTFDALNDYRNFESAVPAIKKAGKHFQGCICYTLTEPRMGGDVYNINYYVDKAGELESMGADSLCIKDMAGLLAPYDAFDLIKALKENTSIPIHLHTHFTSGLAPMTHLKAIEAGVDILDTCMSPYAYRTSHPAVEPLVMALLGTDRDTGFDIAKLGEINEILEKDVMPKYKHLLDDTKASLIDINVLLHQTPGGMLSNFINQLKEMGNIDRLDDFYRELPRVRKELGQPPLVTPSSQIIGTQTMNNVLFDTPDERYKMVTDQVKDLCFGLYGRTPVQIDPEIQKKALIGYQRGSQPITCKPADILEPELERAKQEIKEISENTEDVILYAMFPVTGKKFLKTKYGLEKAAKTEKSQADKSTQLKENEKALPEGIGTKARSYKVAVGGDVFEVWVDESEKTPVLKNIKKTGNLNSFENKSKQTSGEKTEETVVKNGEAVITAPMPGMVARYEKKEGESVNKGETVVVLEAMKMENAIASPISGTIKKIAFSSGDSVPKNSVLAVIA
- a CDS encoding acyl-CoA carboxylase subunit beta translates to MSIKEKINILKEKEKKIHEMGGEQAVSKLTSKGRMTARERLEYFFDQGTFQEIDKFVTHRCTNFDMKNTEIMADGVITGFGLVSGRTVFAYAQDFTSHAGTLGEMHAKKICKIMDLAMKTGAPFIAMNDSGGARIQEGVVALGGFGDMFFRNTAASGVIPQIAAIMGPTAGGAVYSPAIMDFVFMVKKSGQMFITGPDVIKAVTGEEISFEDLGGAVTHSEKSGVCHFACENDHETIDSIKTLLSYLPSNNMEDAPFEATDDSVFRECPDLDTVIPDSPSTPYDMRDVITSIVDDARIFEPLRNFAMNMIICFARIGGRVVGIVANQPSFLSGCLDIDASDKAARFIRFCDAFNIPILTITDVPGFLPGSNQEWNGIIRHGAKILWSYSEATVPKILLITRKAYGGAYIAMSSKHLGADMVFAWPSAEIAVMGAEGAANIIHRREINGSSNPSEKRKEKIEEYENLFSNPYEAASIGFVDAVIRPSESRIKIASALAALITKTETRPAKKHGNIPL
- a CDS encoding 4'-phosphopantetheinyl transferase family protein, translating into MKLHLTSPNTEPTTPGVTISLFDDLISLCQIRISEFMEWLLNDRDIKHQDIKDYGLSCSRRFVNEDFRILFLSESEIMRLNSFRTLKKQIEWMCGRFAAKILAIESIRKNHFDLSFIFLPEIRVMTTDKGAPYLPDLYRSSVSISHSHDYAIAALISQPGFKIGVDIEKIAPMNTDHFLKLAFSERERKLLENSDDRTLTTNWSMKEAILKLMGQGFHQPLTHTEIIGESVYIDGLRQEKIIQKRMIVDDEFVLSIAYEQIKNHRAVCKFCKAPGKPDMNYCSNKEKIQEKNI
- a CDS encoding type I polyketide synthase; this encodes MIRRILDSRLPFMAYPPTRVFDLNFFKSVHEAGGLPVLDTEFFQNDEILQYAEMLGNACILFGVRIPATNSELIKRLYSKRHDYLDALIIYGLYKDELKNYEPASRSFKIILEVRDININDTLETIAPDAIILKGTESGGLVSGYTGYVLMQWYLQNTNYPVFMHGGVGMHNAAGMFCAGVSGVVLDSQLYLAAEAPVSANFRKLFETMEELDTILVEGPNGVKFRFFAKLGTSIAHDLKKKESHFALSNKRDDNEADVFFGTIKNSCCALDNKDANAVQSLFYLGQDASFARIFASYGKTIKEIITAFFRNISDHIADLGSYDPISENSELAREHGTKYPIIQGPMANISESADFAEKIFKAGGLPFFAMGNLPTHIADPVLKNASEISIPYGAGLIGIEVFNKSLGSHLDLVKKYKSPFALFAAGSPFQAADLEKNGTKTYLHTPSTMILENAIQNGCSRYILEGTEAGGHVGSLASLVLWELSVDRLARMSNAEASGKTLIFAGGISTSSGSHFISGMTAFLAKKGVKIGIQVGSAYLFTNEIIETKGMTQRYQKEILDKESTLVIGKTVGLPSRTVASPFSLKMLDREHERISGGMPLNDRKKAFEHDNMGSLLIGAKGFVPDFKNDPSQYVWFNEDEIYDRGNFCVGDSLAFFKEVTTIQEIHDRYFATKDILAKNLDRLEILTRPDHEINDEIAITGMGCVFPDAFSPEELWQNILEKKSSIRPVPENRLDNSLYYTDDKSDENKTYSNIAGTVEKFSFMHSDFGLDEEQSSKISRSQQFILTAAKQAAHSAGYTRERSLPLNTAVIIASCLGNELTNDLQLKYYTPEIRFEMEKIPEFQALSDEHKTVLLENLKNGLAKNHKNEPPDTAVLNIEASRIASALNVEGPNYVVDAACATSFAAIDCGIRELLSGSCDAVVTGGLNTNLSPEAFIGFSRMGALSGQGSWPFDERANGFVLGEGAGAFVLKRMRDALRDGDNILAIIKGMGASSDGKGKAIAAPNPKGQELALKRCFENAKTPITPEEIGYIEAHGTSTVMGDAAEIETLKAFYGSGKSIGISSIKSQIGHLLGGAGAAGLAKAILSINNKTLPPNADFRKASGTEINDKSGLFIIKDAQPWDISEGKTRKAAVSSYGFGGINYHCVIEEYTKTYKQVERRIFPDPSWDPNEDRIIVTGLGAVLPGAASIEAFWKKLLEGDSAITETPELRFSADAYASDKDKEYGIPKVKAGVVPDFKFNNVKYKIPPMSAASVDRAQLFGLTAADQAISSSGLSKVLDFGNKVNVILGTISGNHYVENVLRVRLPFIRRIIAETEEINPETAGIIADKIVEVFKKRLPRLSEDTTPGLLSNIVSGRIANFFGCNGANFIIDAACASSALAIRASVMGLLAKTSDFVITGGVDTNLYPTMMMVFKRLGLLSEKDTHVFDEKGSGVVLSEGAAIQILTTYKKAKELGMPVLGELRSIEMKSKAGDNMFSPSASLFNQVIETAHEKAGSSRDEIDHLDVFGFGHYLLDQIEHRSVKAMFRKTTSYGNIKPEFGYYKAANPAVALTRMILMNSNRTVLPFNSFDPESSMTKKTSHIQASPEQRDLKDSKRPVFAANIFGFGGNHGHMVAGSIPAWMANEKAVSLPAAKETSAPSFTLMRKNGVAVLLSGQGAQYKGMLKELYATESGIRTMLDKAESIFRNERGYSLLSMMFEGSSGAIDSKDLNSTENTQPAVFLASAAIFTELEKKGLIADAFIGHSIGEYTALFTSGMLDFETAFKLVLKRSSLMKKASEEVPGEIMAVFKGSEEVGAIINESGIRDIYIANKNSRKQTVVSGSKAGMADFSILLSSKGILYRKLNLSGAFHTPLFASAASGMTEAFREISFKKAYCGRIISNVTARPYPEDHEEIKNLLVSQIISPVEFIKSVEHLYEAGIRNFVEAGSGKILTNLVNDMDLEGITCINTIDSKSGDSRSFENAMALLSEKGFISTTALKTVDSNNHAQKINIKPDDDTEFDDFLKENHDLIREKLFNEYKNKKRDARLEAYDQFGFYTGSISIAGVSIGLPGTAKHVFESDNFDRLLSGQNFIEALTDTEKDKMLDKNITKLVKQSDGNAKFQEITSPEEVIQLAGKLGFFDLKDEYGIEAEYDITIALSIAAGIEALKDAGIPLVMNYRETAAGAMIPEGLALPSEMQNTTGVILTSLFPGWDTLITEVREYYRQKFFVKPYQEMEKVYYFLMENLSDPDIKSKITEWFFGVWDKQIKGKDKYVFKRDFPANITPLGSAHFARIIKAKGPNIQMSGACASTTQAVCVAEDWIRAGRCERVVIIGGEAATSKNQGPWIGSGFLSLGAASIKKSVQEAAKPFDEDRNGTILGAGATSLIVERTDRIKHRGMNGQAEILGTRIGNSAFHTTGIDVKHLAGEMVAFVNQFEKRHNLEKSKYVEKTVFMSHETFTPARGGSADAEIEALRASYGNLAEKITITNTKGYTGHTLGAAIEDAVMVKALQTGKVPPVANLKKIPANFADLKFSKGEKSDFEYGIHLSAGFGSHFAFLFIKKTKENSAIGNPVYSEWLKKISGADNPVIREINKTLCLEAPAPVSANKKAGTIQESPKKDPEKALPLQKVPAAATASFNTNKIIKSIIAEQTGYSDDMLGDDLDLEADLGIDTVKQVEIFGKITASFDVEMPEGANLRELNTISGIAAFISKLLPEPAKTTPAEPEKKNISLNVKEEIRKIIAEQTGYSEDMLGDDLDLEADLGIDTVKQVEIFGRITAAFDVEMPEGANLRELNTISGIAAFIGKLLPEPVKKTSSEPEKKNISINAKEKVRKIISDQTGYSEDMLEYGLDLEADLGIDTVKQVEIFGKITAAFGVEIPEGANLRELNTISSIADFIEGLIPYSSITETLSVPEPSPSIKTDKVKYKPETAETIKKIISEHTGYSMIMLNDEYDLEADLGIDTLKLVDVFSLVTNHFGIDISEEVDIREMKSIANIAAFIDSGKTGSASIKKSISDISNGAFMRSIESDSKIYRFTVGTAKAQSPEKEAFSIKGQTLLVSLDNIGLSSQIIPVLKSKGANIITIGPDSSAEIGADFENPEKTAEIFSKLAKERPEISGLIHLYAVSRHDGGNIGEGNNDGQILSIFNAVKAFAQNQEKQLKLIAMPAFNSVIFHENKSDAVINPVSAGLSGFLKTVAREMPETRVKVVDFAEATSGSDSAMDYVAERFVSEILSEDSRVETGYIKDQKFIPVLKNEKAPQGNHLLGKGSAVLVTGGAGGITFEILKSVVSENKPSESNLKLIITGRSDLKKIDKEIDSAKPSELLSIMKKRMPGEKPVAVKKAVERISRIIKTRDNIEELKKLGADVVYYSADATDFEAVQKVAESHPEINGIIHAAGVEESQPILKKTEESFSRVFDTKIKGFKNISKSFEKHDLKFIIGFSSVTARFGNAGQCDYTAANDMLGKLIIQEKIKRPELIVKIMDWTAWEGAGMATDETVRKVLTSRGLTFLPLKEGIRHFKAEIAHENSGEVVFTGMDRAFDPDGLISDTENESEPGSEETYFLDSIISENENETVFGRCLDLNKDLFLLDHSMADTPVFLGATGIETMAEAACLVSGNGMILREMSDFAIPYGIKILKKRPVDLEITSIKKADDQVLCRIASKVISPSGHVTKEHYKGTFIFSDSSPEDEYIEFPNLPSIAHEGELGQIIYQPSRLFMDGLFRTINSIRGFDGETLVTSISDTSEKPFFKGITDLDFMTPVVLVDAMFQTGGLFNMMSTDELVLPFGIKKMTFFDMPGRYEECVCITRKIESNKKTDTFELTLTDSDGRVFIKIQGFEMVKIGKIDARQSIRGLFNSSSEKKAS